A single region of the Anaerostipes rhamnosivorans genome encodes:
- the metF gene encoding methylenetetrahydrofolate reductase [NAD(P)H] gives MKISELLKEKATISFEVFPPKNKEGDISSIYHTIGELKKLNPDFISVTYGAGGSSKGKTVEIASAIKNQYQIESVAHLSCITSTKEDVLTECRALKEHHVDNILALRGDYPAGEEEKYREKEMEFHYASELNQFIKENFGDTFCLSGACYPEIHQEADCFQDDLQALKKKVDAGAEYLITQIFFDNNYYYRLIKEARKIGITVPILAGIMPVTNAKSLLRTAKLCGCSIPFQLSTMIETYYNYPEAMKEIGINYAAHQIIDLITNGVDGIHIYTMNRPEIAQRIFANIPTVLKELNHD, from the coding sequence ATGAAAATATCAGAGTTACTAAAAGAAAAAGCAACCATATCGTTTGAAGTATTTCCGCCGAAAAATAAGGAAGGAGATATTTCATCCATCTATCATACCATTGGGGAGCTTAAAAAGCTTAACCCTGATTTTATCAGTGTTACTTACGGAGCAGGGGGCTCCTCCAAAGGAAAGACCGTGGAGATCGCCTCAGCCATAAAAAACCAATATCAGATCGAATCTGTGGCCCACTTAAGCTGTATCACATCCACCAAAGAAGATGTCCTCACAGAATGCCGGGCTTTAAAGGAGCACCATGTGGACAACATCCTGGCCCTGCGGGGTGATTATCCAGCCGGGGAAGAAGAGAAATACCGGGAAAAGGAGATGGAATTTCATTACGCAAGCGAACTGAACCAGTTCATTAAGGAAAACTTCGGGGACACGTTCTGTCTTTCCGGTGCATGTTATCCTGAGATTCACCAGGAGGCCGACTGCTTTCAGGATGACCTTCAGGCACTGAAAAAGAAGGTGGATGCCGGCGCAGAATATCTGATCACGCAGATATTTTTTGACAACAATTATTACTACCGGCTGATAAAAGAGGCAAGAAAGATCGGCATCACAGTTCCGATCCTTGCAGGGATCATGCCAGTGACCAACGCCAAATCCCTTCTCCGGACAGCAAAGCTGTGCGGATGTTCCATCCCGTTCCAGCTGTCAACTATGATCGAGACTTATTACAACTACCCGGAGGCCATGAAAGAGATCGGGATCAACTATGCGGCCCACCAGATCATCGATCTGATCACAAACGGCGTGGATGGTATTCATATTTATACAATGAACAGGCCGGAGATTGCGCAGAGAATTTTCGCCAATATTCCTACGGTCTTAAAAGAGCTGAACCATGATTAA
- a CDS encoding homocysteine S-methyltransferase family protein, whose protein sequence is MLLDRIGRELLLFDGAMGTQLQEAGLKAGDIPEELNIEQPELIRSIHERYLNAGADFITTNTFGCNKLKMEESKYSFQDMLKAATANARQARENAGREEDAYIVLDIGPIGQLLEPMGTLTFDEAYDIILAQVEAVKEDVDAVLFETMSDLYEVKAGILAVKENTSLPVFVTMTFESNGRTLSGNDPVTFVNTVQGLGADVLGVNCSLGPAELGPIIEEILSAASIPVMIQPNAGLPCLEHGETHYHVSSQEYAQLMQGYLKDGVSIAGGCCGTTPEFIQKLKETAPLKAAPRKIVKKTRVSSQTKTVTFGERVIVCGERLNPTGKKKLKLALKEERYDELVTEAIKQDEAGADVLDVNVGLPGIDEPATMKHVVRLLQEVITLPLQIDSSNADAIELACRYYNGKPLINSVNGKDEVMEAIFPIVKKYGGVVIGLTLDEGIPLKAEERFAIAQKIIAKATEYGIGKEDIIIDCLTLTASAQQKEVKETLRAIEMVKELGVHTVLGVSNVSFGLPNRPLLNRTFLTMAMQAGLDLPIINPLDRELMSTIDAFHVLFYKDIDSERYILNQSDAVQMKSETKTEFTLHDIIIHGLKDEVEAKTKEELQNTEPLELINKVIIPALNVVGKDYETGKIFLPQLIQSAETTKKAFEAVKQCFSGSADQEKGPVLMATVEGDIHDIGKNIVKVVLESYGYRIIDLGKDVKVEKVVEAWHKYQPKAIGLSALMTTTVLSMERTIESLRKEQCTCPIWVGGAVLTEDIAKNIGADYYAEDAMASVALLEKLI, encoded by the coding sequence ATGTTACTAGATAGAATCGGAAGAGAGTTATTACTATTTGACGGAGCCATGGGAACTCAGCTCCAGGAAGCGGGACTGAAGGCAGGAGATATCCCAGAAGAATTAAATATCGAACAGCCGGAACTGATCCGGTCCATCCATGAGAGATATCTTAACGCCGGAGCTGATTTTATCACCACCAATACGTTCGGATGCAATAAACTGAAAATGGAGGAGTCCAAATACAGCTTTCAGGACATGCTTAAGGCAGCCACAGCCAATGCCAGACAGGCCAGGGAAAACGCAGGCCGTGAAGAGGATGCCTATATTGTTCTGGACATCGGGCCCATCGGGCAGCTGCTGGAGCCCATGGGGACTCTTACATTTGATGAGGCATATGACATCATTCTTGCACAGGTGGAGGCGGTGAAGGAGGATGTGGATGCGGTTCTGTTTGAGACTATGAGCGATCTGTATGAGGTGAAAGCCGGGATACTGGCAGTAAAGGAAAACACATCCCTGCCGGTTTTTGTGACCATGACCTTTGAGTCAAACGGGCGGACCTTATCCGGAAACGACCCTGTCACCTTTGTGAATACCGTGCAGGGACTGGGAGCCGATGTTCTGGGCGTGAACTGCTCCCTGGGGCCGGCGGAGCTTGGACCGATCATTGAGGAAATTTTAAGCGCTGCATCCATACCAGTGATGATCCAGCCCAATGCAGGACTTCCCTGCCTGGAACACGGGGAGACACACTACCATGTGAGCAGCCAGGAATATGCTCAGCTCATGCAGGGTTACCTGAAAGACGGCGTTTCCATAGCGGGCGGTTGCTGCGGGACCACGCCGGAGTTTATCCAAAAGCTGAAAGAGACAGCTCCGTTAAAGGCAGCTCCCCGAAAGATTGTAAAAAAGACCAGGGTGTCCAGCCAGACAAAAACAGTGACCTTTGGGGAGCGGGTTATTGTCTGCGGAGAGAGGTTAAACCCTACAGGAAAGAAAAAACTGAAGCTGGCCTTAAAGGAAGAACGGTACGATGAGCTTGTGACGGAGGCCATCAAACAGGATGAGGCAGGGGCCGATGTGCTGGATGTCAACGTGGGGCTGCCGGGCATCGACGAACCAGCCACCATGAAGCATGTGGTCAGGCTTCTTCAGGAGGTCATCACACTGCCGCTGCAGATCGACAGTTCCAACGCAGATGCCATTGAACTGGCATGCCGTTACTACAACGGAAAACCACTGATCAACTCCGTCAATGGCAAGGATGAAGTTATGGAAGCCATTTTCCCGATTGTAAAAAAATATGGGGGAGTGGTCATCGGTCTTACGTTAGACGAGGGAATCCCGTTAAAAGCAGAGGAGAGGTTTGCCATTGCACAAAAGATCATTGCGAAAGCGACGGAATACGGCATCGGCAAAGAGGATATCATCATTGACTGCCTGACCCTGACAGCTTCAGCCCAGCAAAAGGAAGTCAAAGAGACATTAAGGGCGATCGAGATGGTAAAAGAGCTGGGGGTCCACACAGTCCTGGGTGTATCCAATGTATCCTTCGGACTGCCCAACCGGCCTCTTTTAAATCGGACATTTCTTACCATGGCAATGCAGGCTGGGCTGGACCTTCCGATCATCAATCCGCTGGACCGGGAGCTTATGAGCACCATTGATGCATTCCATGTGCTGTTTTACAAGGACATTGATAGTGAGCGGTATATTTTAAATCAGTCTGATGCCGTGCAGATGAAGTCGGAGACTAAGACAGAATTTACTCTTCACGATATTATCATCCATGGGTTAAAGGATGAGGTGGAGGCAAAGACAAAGGAAGAACTCCAGAATACAGAACCTTTGGAACTGATCAACAAAGTCATCATTCCGGCCCTGAATGTGGTGGGCAAGGATTATGAGACCGGAAAGATTTTTCTGCCTCAGCTGATCCAGTCAGCAGAGACGACCAAAAAAGCCTTTGAGGCGGTAAAACAGTGCTTCAGCGGCAGCGCGGACCAGGAGAAAGGGCCTGTGCTCATGGCCACTGTGGAGGGAGACATCCACGACATCGGCAAAAATATTGTCAAAGTGGTGCTGGAGAGCTATGGGTACCGTATCATTGATCTGGGAAAGGACGTTAAAGTTGAAAAAGTGGTGGAGGCATGGCATAAGTACCAGCCCAAAGCTATAGGCCTCAGCGCGCTGATGACGACCACAGTCCTTTCCATGGAAAGGACCATCGAAAGTCTTAGAAAGGAACAGTGCACCTGCCCGATCTGGGTAGGGGGAGCGGTGCTTACAGAAGACATTGCCAAGAATATCGGAGCGGATTATTATGCGGAGGACGCCATGGCGTCCGTGGCGCTTCTAGAAAAACTTATATGA
- a CDS encoding O-acetylhomoserine aminocarboxypropyltransferase/cysteine synthase family protein — protein MYQKKTRNERNLKFETLQLHVGQEQADPATDARAVPIYQTSSYVFHNSEHAEARFNLSDAGNIYGRLTNPTQDVFEQRVAALEGGVAALATASGAAAITYTFQNLARNGDHIVSAKNIYGGSYNLLAHTLPEFGVKTTFVDIFEDGAVEAAIKENTKAVFIETLGNPHSDVADIEALAEIAHKHKIPLVIDNTFGTPYLIRPIEFGADIVVHSATKFIGGHGTAIGGVIVDSGNFDWEASGKFPFLTEPNESYHGISFTQAVGKAAFVTRIRAVLLRDMGATLSPFHAFLFLQGLETLSLRVERHVENALRTASFLNDHPQVEAVHHPSLTQDVRQKELYQKYFPNGGGSIFTFEIKGDAQTAKTFIDNLEIFSLLANVADVKSLAIHPASTTHSQLNEEELKEQGLKPNTIRLSIGTENIDDILEDLSEAFKAVRE, from the coding sequence ATGTATCAGAAAAAAACCAGGAATGAAAGAAATTTGAAATTTGAGACATTACAGCTGCATGTGGGGCAGGAACAGGCAGATCCGGCAACGGATGCCAGGGCCGTTCCCATCTATCAGACATCTTCCTATGTGTTTCACAACAGTGAACATGCGGAGGCGAGATTTAACCTGAGTGATGCAGGGAATATTTATGGAAGGCTGACAAATCCCACACAGGATGTGTTTGAGCAGCGTGTGGCTGCATTAGAGGGAGGAGTGGCAGCTCTGGCCACAGCATCAGGTGCGGCGGCCATTACATATACTTTCCAGAATCTCGCACGAAACGGCGACCATATCGTCTCAGCAAAAAATATTTACGGAGGAAGCTATAATCTTCTGGCCCACACTCTGCCCGAGTTCGGAGTTAAGACAACGTTTGTGGACATTTTTGAAGACGGGGCAGTGGAAGCGGCTATAAAGGAAAATACAAAGGCCGTATTTATCGAGACCCTGGGCAATCCCCACTCTGATGTGGCGGATATCGAGGCCTTGGCTGAGATTGCTCATAAGCATAAGATCCCTCTGGTCATTGACAATACATTCGGGACACCGTATCTGATCCGGCCTATTGAATTCGGAGCTGACATTGTGGTCCATTCTGCCACCAAGTTCATCGGCGGCCACGGCACAGCCATCGGAGGGGTCATCGTAGACAGCGGAAATTTTGACTGGGAGGCTTCTGGAAAGTTCCCGTTCCTTACAGAACCAAACGAAAGCTATCACGGGATCAGCTTTACCCAGGCGGTCGGCAAAGCAGCGTTTGTCACAAGGATCCGCGCTGTATTGCTGAGAGATATGGGAGCCACCCTGTCACCATTCCATGCTTTTTTGTTCCTGCAGGGATTGGAGACACTGTCACTGAGAGTGGAGAGACATGTAGAAAACGCTTTAAGAACTGCTTCCTTTTTAAATGATCATCCACAGGTGGAAGCAGTCCACCACCCGTCTCTTACCCAGGATGTAAGGCAAAAGGAGTTATATCAAAAGTATTTTCCAAACGGCGGCGGTTCCATCTTTACTTTTGAGATCAAGGGAGACGCACAGACAGCTAAGACATTTATAGACAATTTGGAAATCTTTTCTTTACTGGCCAATGTTGCTGACGTAAAATCTCTGGCAATCCATCCGGCATCCACCACCCATTCACAGCTGAATGAGGAAGAACTGAAGGAACAGGGATTGAAACCAAATACCATCAGGCTTTCTATTGGAACAGAGAACATAGACGATATCCTGGAAGACTTAAGCGAGGCTTTTAAAGCAGTCAGAGAATAG
- a CDS encoding GntR family transcriptional regulator encodes MKQKQTLFNYVYQNLKEQILSGRLQHGEKLPSMSRLCEFYHVGIRTVKDVLLRLKEEGYIQTEERKAAVVIYRQAGTDAAVRFVLERKTSILAVHQTIAVLVPPILSFCAQHYSKKDLDSMFRRHMNTKKQSPEEKGRICVNCIYEMMDHSENLLLRDLFASLEIYARMPFFQNYEHFVELVLKYNEFHSIEWVLEAFAANEPAEIVSRFRLLFQSVVPAVGQFMEELSEQCVNIPEDPVYGYRWAADCGRDHYYMQITRDLIDKIGTGRYKEGTFLPPEAQLASQYGVCVATMRNALSMLNELGFGQTMNAKGTRVILQNDDSAAQCLRNKAFQRDTLVYLSGLQLMAIAIKPAAVMAFDRMKEEGTQYIQDRLGDPEFILLDGLVRCVVRNLELDPLKMILKETGNLLHWGYYFSFFNEGMSGTDLLTLKSLKAYEKLKHGSAEEFGEHMSLCFCHILDFVRDHMVKFGLSKAARLISPKESLEEG; translated from the coding sequence ATGAAACAAAAGCAGACATTGTTTAACTATGTATACCAGAATTTGAAAGAGCAGATCCTTTCCGGGCGTTTGCAGCACGGGGAAAAGCTTCCGTCTATGAGCCGCCTTTGCGAATTTTACCATGTGGGAATACGCACAGTGAAGGATGTGCTGCTCCGTCTGAAAGAAGAAGGCTACATCCAAACCGAGGAGAGAAAGGCTGCTGTTGTCATTTACAGGCAGGCTGGAACAGATGCTGCGGTCCGGTTTGTTCTGGAACGGAAGACCTCAATCCTCGCGGTTCATCAGACCATTGCCGTTCTTGTGCCGCCGATCTTATCTTTTTGTGCCCAACATTACAGTAAAAAAGATTTGGATTCCATGTTCCGGAGGCATATGAATACAAAAAAACAAAGTCCGGAAGAAAAGGGGCGTATTTGTGTCAATTGTATTTATGAAATGATGGACCACTCAGAGAATCTTTTACTCCGTGATTTATTCGCAAGTCTTGAAATCTATGCGCGGATGCCGTTCTTCCAGAACTATGAGCATTTTGTAGAGCTAGTGTTGAAATACAATGAATTTCACAGTATTGAATGGGTGCTGGAGGCGTTTGCGGCAAATGAGCCGGCAGAGATTGTCTCCCGGTTCCGCTTGCTGTTTCAGTCTGTCGTACCGGCTGTGGGCCAGTTTATGGAGGAATTATCCGAGCAGTGCGTTAATATACCTGAGGACCCGGTTTATGGTTACAGATGGGCAGCTGACTGTGGAAGGGATCATTATTATATGCAGATTACCCGGGATCTCATTGATAAAATCGGGACAGGCAGATACAAAGAAGGGACATTCCTGCCGCCAGAGGCACAGCTTGCCAGTCAGTACGGTGTCTGTGTTGCAACTATGCGCAATGCGCTTTCCATGCTGAATGAGCTGGGATTCGGACAGACGATGAATGCAAAGGGGACAAGAGTCATTCTGCAGAACGATGATTCAGCTGCGCAGTGTCTCAGAAATAAAGCTTTTCAAAGAGACACTTTGGTCTATCTCAGCGGTCTGCAGCTCATGGCCATTGCCATAAAGCCCGCCGCGGTCATGGCTTTTGACAGAATGAAAGAAGAGGGAACACAGTATATCCAGGATCGGCTGGGAGACCCTGAATTCATTTTGCTGGACGGGCTGGTCCGCTGTGTGGTAAGGAACCTGGAACTGGATCCGTTAAAGATGATCCTTAAAGAGACAGGAAATCTCCTTCACTGGGGTTATTACTTTTCTTTTTTCAATGAGGGTATGTCGGGCACTGACCTGCTCACATTAAAGAGCCTAAAAGCCTATGAGAAGTTGAAGCACGGAAGCGCAGAAGAATTTGGAGAGCATATGTCTTTGTGCTTCTGCCATATCCTTGATTTTGTACGAGATCACATGGTGAAATTTGGACTAAGCAAAGCCGCAAGACTGATCAGCCCTAAAGAATCATTGGAAGAGGGATGA
- a CDS encoding AzlC family ABC transporter permease, with translation MSDKSQKKKENFRYAVAKSVPVFFGYIFLGIAFGILMAKAGYGPLWTLGASLFIYAGSMQFVLVSFLAAGAPLGLVALTTLFINGRHIFYGLSFVDRFKKMGKYYPYMVFSLTDETYSVLCSCPEEKVEQEPRILFWISALDQSYWAAGSLIGALAGGLLPFDFQGIEFSMTALFLVIFLDQWKGSNGHSPAIAGLAVSAFFLVLLGPNRFLLPALLVIAAVMCIGYIREERKRS, from the coding sequence GTGAGTGATAAAAGTCAAAAGAAGAAAGAGAATTTCAGATATGCTGTGGCGAAATCCGTTCCGGTTTTCTTCGGATATATCTTTTTAGGGATCGCCTTTGGGATCCTTATGGCCAAGGCCGGTTACGGGCCGCTCTGGACTCTGGGAGCCAGCCTGTTTATCTATGCGGGATCTATGCAGTTTGTCTTAGTGTCCTTTCTGGCAGCCGGAGCGCCTCTGGGCCTTGTGGCCCTGACTACGCTGTTCATCAATGGAAGACATATTTTTTACGGGTTATCCTTTGTGGACCGTTTTAAAAAGATGGGGAAATATTACCCCTACATGGTCTTTTCCCTGACCGATGAGACCTACTCTGTCCTTTGTTCCTGTCCGGAAGAAAAAGTAGAGCAGGAACCCCGGATCTTATTCTGGATCTCGGCTCTGGACCAGAGCTATTGGGCCGCCGGCTCCCTTATTGGGGCGTTAGCCGGAGGACTGCTCCCCTTTGACTTTCAAGGGATTGAGTTTTCCATGACCGCACTGTTCCTGGTGATTTTTCTGGACCAGTGGAAAGGTTCAAATGGACACAGCCCGGCAATCGCAGGACTGGCTGTGTCCGCTTTCTTTTTGGTACTGCTGGGTCCAAACCGGTTTCTGCTGCCTGCGCTGCTGGTCATCGCTGCGGTGATGTGCATTGGATATATCAGAGAGGAGAGAAAGAGATCTTGA
- a CDS encoding branched-chain amino acid transporter permease → MAVVAFVTVFTRVLPFALFGGKKGMPKMIGYLGRVLPAAIIAALVVYCFKELVVQAASDRLCSLAAGAAVVFLHLWKRNTLLSIAGGTILYMLLIRL, encoded by the coding sequence ATGGCAGTAGTGGCATTTGTGACTGTTTTTACAAGGGTTCTTCCCTTTGCTTTGTTCGGCGGGAAAAAGGGTATGCCGAAAATGATCGGTTATCTGGGGAGGGTGCTGCCGGCAGCCATCATTGCGGCGCTTGTTGTGTACTGCTTTAAAGAGCTGGTCGTCCAGGCGGCTTCAGACAGACTGTGCAGTCTGGCGGCGGGAGCCGCAGTGGTTTTTCTGCATCTTTGGAAGAGAAATACCTTGTTAAGTATTGCGGGCGGGACAATTTTATATATGCTTCTGATCCGCCTATAA
- a CDS encoding Vitamin B12 dependent methionine synthase, activation domain protein, with product MIKETALKYLGHTGQNITEDMERLLDECVKEVRQVSQPKVISKRFDLSAEPLKIKDLDLCLPGEQLKDAFAQCTHCLLLGATLGITLERKIKYYGKINMTKAAVMDAVSSAYLEEYCDEYEEGLGYPNRTFRLCPGYGDIPLSFNREIARALDIGKRLGITLTPDNLMIPQKSMLGLIGIGAPKRKKQCGQCVMREDCPFRKRGQRCY from the coding sequence ATGATTAAAGAAACGGCACTGAAATATCTGGGCCATACAGGACAGAATATTACAGAGGATATGGAAAGGCTGCTGGACGAGTGCGTAAAAGAGGTAAGGCAGGTTTCACAGCCTAAGGTCATTTCAAAGCGGTTTGACTTGTCGGCAGAGCCTCTTAAGATCAAAGATCTGGATCTTTGTCTTCCGGGGGAGCAGTTAAAGGATGCTTTCGCCCAATGCACCCACTGCCTGCTGCTTGGAGCCACGCTTGGGATCACTCTGGAGAGGAAGATCAAATACTACGGAAAAATCAACATGACCAAGGCGGCTGTGATGGACGCAGTGAGCAGCGCTTATCTGGAGGAATACTGTGATGAGTATGAGGAGGGACTCGGATACCCCAACAGAACGTTCCGGCTCTGTCCTGGGTACGGCGATATCCCTCTGTCCTTCAACCGGGAAATCGCAAGGGCCCTGGATATTGGAAAGAGACTTGGAATCACTCTGACACCGGACAATTTGATGATCCCCCAGAAGTCCATGCTTGGACTTATCGGGATCGGGGCGCCAAAGCGAAAGAAACAGTGCGGACAGTGTGTAATGAGAGAAGACTGTCCGTTTAGAAAGAGAGGCCAGAGATGTTACTAG
- a CDS encoding putative bifunctional diguanylate cyclase/phosphodiesterase — translation MKNNKRIVRDKGAFAFLKIRSACVWIVLVSLSFLMISSTFKLKTVIICSVFVSLVLYYRSRFRQLKTAALTDPLTGGMNEAAFCLAYEKLAAHMKAGTYAVVFMNIKGFKLINENFGSSAGNATLKYVSSKLEHFIRTGETAARDNSDCFFLCLKEHSAQNITRRLLDLSADINSFNKITDIEYELTLLYGIYLVDDPSLDVTIVQDRARSACRKQDGAGPCYIYHPGMAKQLRIEYELNSLFESSIKNRYFQVYLQPKIRLSDRTITGAEALARWIHPEKGMICPGDFIPLFEENDKICRLDLYVFEEVCIYLQARIKRQKALFPISVNLSRAHFKNLNFLRKFSEIKKKYQIPDGIIEFELTEYSFLDEQQRKLVKNCITEMHRLGFQCALDDFGVGFSTLALLKDFDIDTVKLDRQFFADMTNVKAVHLISGFIEIANKLGIQLVAEGIETQEQIQILESVHCETVQGYYFSKPLSVPDFEQWEDTI, via the coding sequence ATGAAAAATAACAAAAGAATCGTAAGGGATAAAGGAGCTTTTGCTTTTCTTAAAATCCGGTCTGCCTGCGTTTGGATTGTGTTGGTTTCTCTTAGTTTTCTTATGATCTCAAGCACTTTCAAACTAAAGACAGTGATAATATGTTCTGTTTTCGTGTCACTAGTCCTGTATTACAGATCAAGATTCAGACAGCTTAAAACCGCTGCATTGACGGACCCGTTGACCGGCGGCATGAATGAGGCAGCGTTTTGCCTGGCATATGAAAAACTGGCCGCCCATATGAAAGCAGGAACATATGCCGTTGTATTTATGAATATAAAAGGCTTTAAGCTGATCAACGAAAATTTTGGATCTTCCGCCGGAAATGCCACCTTAAAGTACGTATCCAGTAAACTGGAGCACTTTATCCGCACCGGCGAGACCGCAGCCAGAGATAACTCGGACTGTTTTTTCCTCTGTCTCAAGGAACACAGCGCCCAGAACATCACACGCCGTCTTCTGGATTTGTCTGCGGATATTAATTCTTTTAACAAGATTACTGATATAGAATATGAACTCACACTTTTATATGGCATCTATCTGGTGGATGATCCAAGTTTAGATGTCACCATCGTACAGGACCGGGCCAGGAGTGCCTGCCGGAAACAGGATGGTGCTGGTCCCTGTTATATCTACCATCCTGGTATGGCAAAACAACTACGGATAGAATATGAGCTGAACTCTCTTTTTGAAAGTTCTATTAAAAACCGTTATTTTCAGGTCTATCTCCAGCCCAAGATCCGGTTGTCTGACCGGACAATAACCGGAGCCGAGGCGTTGGCCAGATGGATTCATCCGGAGAAAGGAATGATCTGTCCTGGTGATTTTATACCTCTCTTTGAAGAAAACGATAAAATATGCAGGCTTGATCTTTATGTGTTTGAAGAAGTCTGTATTTACCTGCAAGCCCGTATCAAACGACAGAAGGCGCTGTTTCCTATATCCGTCAATCTGTCCCGGGCACATTTTAAAAATCTCAATTTTCTAAGAAAATTTTCAGAGATCAAGAAGAAGTATCAAATACCCGACGGGATCATTGAGTTTGAATTGACCGAATACAGTTTTCTGGATGAACAACAGCGGAAGCTGGTAAAGAACTGTATCACAGAGATGCACAGGCTTGGATTCCAATGTGCCCTGGACGATTTTGGCGTTGGTTTTTCCACACTTGCCCTGTTGAAGGACTTTGACATAGATACCGTAAAATTGGACCGCCAGTTCTTTGCAGATATGACAAATGTAAAAGCTGTACATCTTATCTCTGGTTTTATCGAAATAGCAAATAAACTGGGAATCCAGCTTGTAGCTGAGGGAATAGAGACACAGGAACAAATCCAGATCCTTGAGAGTGTCCACTGCGAAACTGTCCAGGGTTATTATTTTTCAAAACCGCTGTCGGTCCCTGACTTTGAACAGTGGGAGGATACCATATAA
- the fba gene encoding class II fructose-1,6-bisphosphate aldolase, with translation MLVSAKEMLTKAKAGQYAVGQFNINNLEWTKAILLAAEETRSPVILGVSEGAGKYMTGYKTVVGMVNGMLEGLNISVPVALHLDHGSYEGCKACIEAGFSSVMFDGSHYPIEENVEKTTELVKVTKGKGMSIEAEVGSIGGEEDGVIGKGECADPEECKAVADLGVTMLAAGIGNIHGKYPENWEGLSFETLDAIQKLTGDMPLVLHGGTGIPDDMIKQAISLGVAKINVNTECQLAFAEATRGYIEAGKDQEGKGFDPRKLLAPGTDAIKDMVITKIKLFGSEGKADE, from the coding sequence ATGTTAGTATCAGCAAAAGAGATGTTGACCAAGGCAAAAGCCGGACAGTATGCTGTTGGACAGTTTAACATCAATAATCTGGAGTGGACAAAGGCCATCTTATTGGCAGCAGAAGAGACAAGATCCCCGGTGATCTTAGGTGTCTCTGAAGGTGCCGGAAAATATATGACAGGATACAAGACAGTGGTTGGAATGGTAAACGGAATGTTAGAAGGACTAAACATTTCTGTACCGGTTGCCCTTCATTTAGATCATGGTTCTTACGAAGGATGTAAAGCATGCATCGAAGCAGGATTTTCATCTGTTATGTTTGACGGATCTCACTATCCGATCGAAGAGAATGTAGAAAAGACAACAGAACTTGTGAAAGTTACAAAAGGAAAAGGAATGTCCATCGAAGCTGAAGTAGGTTCTATTGGCGGAGAAGAAGACGGAGTCATCGGAAAAGGTGAATGTGCAGATCCAGAAGAGTGTAAAGCAGTTGCAGACTTAGGTGTCACAATGCTTGCGGCAGGTATCGGAAACATCCACGGTAAATATCCTGAAAACTGGGAAGGCTTAAGCTTTGAGACATTGGATGCCATCCAGAAGCTCACAGGAGACATGCCGTTAGTACTTCACGGCGGTACAGGAATCCCTGATGATATGATCAAACAGGCAATTTCTCTGGGAGTTGCAAAGATCAACGTCAACACAGAGTGCCAGCTGGCATTTGCTGAAGCTACACGTGGATACATCGAAGCTGGAAAGGATCAGGAAGGAAAAGGATTTGATCCTCGTAAATTACTTGCTCCTGGTACAGACGCGATCAAAGACATGGTAATCACAAAGATCAAATTATTCGGATCTGAAGGAAAAGCAGACGAATAG